The following are encoded in a window of Pseudalgibacter alginicilyticus genomic DNA:
- a CDS encoding RteC domain-containing protein, which produces MTNEIQHILDECKLALDEINEKNLNDFSNVEKGIKISRKYLQQLRVVLRKRNFINKENEILFFKKQKPFIYGQLKFYAKLYKYLMQKPRGTDKSKRSYLDTEIKKLQEYYYYNSEFIKYYRQNATFLDEFYFLRGNDNIGLLSDTSHFYTDAEFSTSHDNAVAKILAYDLLLNHYTNELNDLKKSTRKISNNEKLLESLNLTWTSNKIDLIELIYALIASGAVKGDIKDLATAFEKILDIDLGNYYRSFLEIRGRKEDFGRFLDLLKTSLIKKIREADD; this is translated from the coding sequence GTGACAAATGAAATACAACATATACTTGATGAATGTAAGTTAGCTCTTGATGAAATTAATGAGAAAAACCTAAATGATTTTTCAAATGTTGAAAAAGGGATTAAAATATCCCGAAAATATTTACAGCAACTAAGGGTTGTACTACGTAAAAGAAATTTTATCAATAAAGAAAATGAAATATTATTTTTCAAAAAGCAAAAACCTTTCATCTATGGACAACTTAAGTTTTATGCTAAACTTTACAAGTATTTAATGCAAAAGCCAAGAGGCACAGATAAATCGAAACGTTCCTACTTAGACACTGAAATCAAGAAACTACAAGAATATTACTACTACAACAGCGAGTTCATTAAATATTACAGACAGAATGCCACCTTTTTGGATGAGTTTTATTTTTTGCGTGGTAATGATAACATAGGGTTACTATCCGATACGTCTCATTTTTATACGGATGCTGAATTTTCAACAAGCCACGACAACGCCGTTGCAAAAATTTTGGCATATGATTTACTGCTGAATCATTACACTAATGAATTAAATGACTTGAAAAAATCAACTAGAAAAATTTCCAATAATGAAAAATTATTGGAAAGCCTGAATCTCACTTGGACTTCAAATAAAATTGATTTAATCGAACTCATTTATGCGTTAATAGCATCTGGAGCAGTAAAAGGAGATATTAAGGATTTGGCTACCGCTTTTGAAAAAATCCTTGATATAGATTTGGGAAATTATTACCGAAGTTTTTTAGAAATAAGAGGACGAAAAGAGGATTTCGGTAGATTTTTGGATTTATTGAAAACAAGTCTCATCAAAAAAATCAGGGAAGCAGATGACTAA
- a CDS encoding VOC family protein, with product MKTTILRIVPNIYSNDVEASKKFYTQFLDMKLVMDMEWVLTFASKENPKAQITIIQNTENKPLDNKAIFLSIEVVNIDQWYERAKTQDIEIVYPITTESWGVKRFFVKDPNGATINLLSHCV from the coding sequence ATGAAAACAACCATTCTAAGAATAGTTCCTAACATTTATTCCAATGATGTGGAAGCAAGCAAAAAGTTTTATACTCAGTTTTTAGATATGAAATTGGTGATGGATATGGAATGGGTTTTAACTTTTGCATCCAAAGAAAACCCAAAGGCTCAAATCACAATTATTCAAAATACGGAGAACAAACCACTGGATAATAAAGCCATTTTTCTATCCATAGAAGTGGTGAATATTGACCAATGGTATGAACGAGCAAAAACACAAGATATTGAAATAGTTTACCCAATAACAACCGAATCTTGGGGTGTAAAACGATTTTTTGTCAAAGATCCCAACGGAGCAACAATCAATTTATTGTCACATTGTGTTTAG
- a CDS encoding SRPBCC family protein, translated as MNKLHFEFLVNKKDNTLTIVREFNAERELVWDCYTKSELLEKWFTPKPLTAKTKMMDFKEGGYWLYAMIEPNGTEHWGRTDFTEIKPIDYYKSLDGFCDENGNLNPDMPRAKWHVSFLDLNEKSKVETIVTYNSLKDLETIIEMGMEDGLKSTLERLDELLINVRK; from the coding sequence ATGAATAAACTACACTTTGAATTCTTGGTAAACAAGAAGGATAACACACTTACAATTGTGCGTGAATTTAACGCTGAAAGAGAACTTGTTTGGGATTGCTACACGAAAAGTGAATTATTAGAAAAGTGGTTTACACCAAAACCATTGACGGCCAAAACAAAGATGATGGATTTTAAGGAAGGCGGATATTGGTTATACGCTATGATAGAACCAAACGGAACTGAGCACTGGGGACGGACAGATTTTACAGAAATTAAACCCATTGATTATTATAAATCGCTAGATGGATTTTGTGATGAAAATGGAAATCTAAATCCTGATATGCCAAGAGCAAAATGGCATGTGAGTTTTTTAGATTTGAATGAAAAATCAAAAGTTGAGACCATTGTAACCTACAATTCTCTAAAAGATTTAGAAACTATAATAGAAATGGGAATGGAAGATGGACTTAAATCAACGTTAGAAAGATTGGATGAGTTATTAATAAATGTAAGAAAATGA
- a CDS encoding VOC family protein yields the protein MKKFNPVVWFEIYVNDIDRAVKFYENVLQVTLEDMSDPTNKNVQMKCFPSDMENYGAAGALMKMDGITPSVNGSLVYFGCEDCKILENRAAENGAEIIQAKMGIGEHGFVSIVKDTEGNSIGFHSLK from the coding sequence ATGAAAAAATTTAATCCTGTAGTGTGGTTCGAAATATATGTAAATGACATAGATAGAGCTGTAAAGTTTTACGAAAATGTACTTCAAGTAACACTGGAAGATATGAGCGACCCAACAAATAAAAATGTTCAAATGAAATGTTTCCCTAGTGATATGGAAAATTACGGTGCAGCTGGAGCTTTAATGAAAATGGATGGGATAACACCTTCTGTAAACGGAAGTCTCGTTTATTTTGGTTGTGAGGATTGTAAGATTTTAGAAAATCGAGCAGCTGAAAATGGAGCTGAAATTATTCAAGCGAAAATGGGAATTGGAGAACATGGCTTTGTATCTATTGTTAAAGATACTGAAGGGAATTCTATTGGGTTTCATTCCTTAAAATAA
- a CDS encoding helix-turn-helix transcriptional regulator, producing MAYTDNISRLSRLTAIHLKLQSNLYVTVEQLSVQFNISKRTVYRDLHALEQANVPIVAVEGKGYTLMDGYKIPPVMFTETEANALIFAQKIMTKTKDESLINEFNNAIDKVKAVLRSEEKSKADFLANRTFIGKNWKNEKTSNFLSVVQRALTNFNVLKIDYKKKSDLEPILREIEPFAIYHSFSEDWIVVAWCRLRNEFRNFRIDRIKTIVNLPEKFVPHQMTMEEYGEIQRKKYLEGNSLHYKNIKTTKMITVKVTYTVKPDFVQKNQENINLFMTDFKKMDTNEFRYGSYVCGDGKTFVHLSHYKNENIQKKLLQVPSFLSFQKQRDESGLEDLPEIEVMEVVASSHDIFKF from the coding sequence ATGGCATATACAGATAATATTTCAAGACTTTCACGGTTAACAGCAATTCATTTAAAATTACAGTCCAATTTATATGTGACTGTAGAACAATTGTCGGTGCAATTCAATATTAGCAAAAGAACTGTTTATAGAGATTTACACGCTTTAGAGCAAGCCAATGTTCCTATTGTGGCTGTGGAGGGAAAAGGTTATACTTTAATGGACGGGTATAAAATTCCACCTGTAATGTTTACAGAAACTGAAGCAAATGCACTCATTTTTGCGCAAAAGATAATGACAAAAACTAAAGATGAATCTTTGATAAATGAATTTAATAATGCCATAGATAAAGTAAAAGCAGTATTACGAAGTGAAGAAAAATCAAAAGCTGATTTTTTAGCGAATAGAACATTTATAGGAAAGAATTGGAAAAACGAAAAAACAAGTAATTTTCTTTCTGTAGTACAACGTGCTTTAACAAATTTTAATGTATTAAAAATAGACTATAAAAAAAAATCTGACTTAGAACCAATTCTAAGAGAAATAGAACCTTTTGCTATTTACCATAGTTTTTCAGAAGATTGGATTGTAGTAGCTTGGTGCAGGTTGAGAAATGAATTTAGAAATTTTAGAATAGATAGGATAAAAACCATCGTTAATTTACCCGAAAAATTCGTTCCACACCAAATGACAATGGAAGAATATGGTGAAATCCAGCGGAAAAAATATTTAGAAGGAAATAGTTTACATTATAAAAATATAAAAACAACCAAAATGATAACCGTAAAAGTAACGTACACTGTAAAACCTGATTTTGTTCAGAAGAACCAAGAAAACATTAACTTGTTTATGACTGATTTCAAAAAAATGGACACTAATGAATTCCGCTACGGTTCCTATGTGTGTGGAGACGGCAAAACATTTGTTCACCTATCTCATTACAAAAATGAGAACATTCAAAAAAAATTGCTTCAGGTGCCTTCATTTTTGTCTTTTCAGAAACAAAGAGATGAAAGTGGTTTAGAAGACTTGCCAGAAATTGAAGTAATGGAAGTAGTTGCTTCTTCACATGATATTTTTAAGTTTTAA
- a CDS encoding SRPBCC family protein — translation MKSSLLFNFSVDKENKTINIQREFNANLELVWKAWTEPELLNQWWAPKPYHIETKTLDLEIGGMWLYAMVSPNNEKTWCKADYKGIEINKLLSWLDAFCDENGNENTIKPRSLWTNIFTEKNDITLVDVTLKHDKLEDIEKLIEMGFKEGFGMALLNLDQLLLTKNKKL, via the coding sequence ATGAAAAGTAGCCTATTATTCAATTTTTCCGTGGATAAGGAAAATAAAACGATTAACATTCAGCGAGAATTTAATGCTAATCTTGAATTGGTTTGGAAAGCTTGGACAGAACCAGAATTGTTAAACCAGTGGTGGGCACCAAAACCCTATCATATTGAAACTAAAACTTTAGATTTAGAAATTGGCGGAATGTGGCTTTATGCAATGGTAAGCCCTAATAACGAAAAGACCTGGTGTAAAGCTGATTATAAGGGGATTGAAATAAACAAGTTATTATCTTGGTTAGATGCTTTTTGTGATGAAAATGGGAATGAAAATACAATAAAACCACGCTCATTATGGACAAATATTTTTACAGAAAAAAATGACATTACATTAGTAGATGTTACCTTAAAACACGATAAATTAGAAGACATTGAAAAATTGATTGAAATGGGCTTTAAGGAAGGTTTCGGGATGGCACTTTTAAACTTAGACCAATTGTTATTAACTAAAAATAAAAAACTATGA
- a CDS encoding DUF998 domain-containing protein, with product MNKLTVTKISAIGFVVLLVILHFINTSVNPIWQPISEYALGNAGWLMQIVFFLLGISFLTLGLYLIKYLPKIGSKIGGVLLVIASLGNFLAGIFNTDPVDTLPEYMTMSGQIHNAAAGLLGFMILATVFITYQFRKNMFVFTIILWGLEVALIIVMGVYLSETNGMITPETPIGWLGRIVIVFCAIWVWSCAHYLQKSNFKN from the coding sequence ATGAACAAGTTAACTGTCACAAAAATAAGTGCTATCGGATTTGTTGTCCTATTAGTCATTTTACATTTCATAAACACATCAGTAAATCCAATATGGCAACCCATTAGCGAATATGCATTAGGAAATGCAGGTTGGTTAATGCAGATTGTATTCTTTTTACTTGGTATAAGTTTTTTAACCTTAGGCTTATATCTAATTAAATACTTACCCAAAATAGGTTCTAAAATTGGAGGAGTATTGTTAGTAATAGCATCTCTTGGTAATTTCTTAGCAGGCATTTTTAATACTGATCCTGTAGATACTTTACCCGAGTACATGACTATGAGTGGCCAAATTCATAACGCAGCAGCAGGATTATTAGGTTTTATGATTTTGGCTACGGTGTTTATTACTTATCAATTTAGAAAAAATATGTTTGTATTTACTATAATTCTTTGGGGTTTAGAGGTTGCTTTAATAATTGTCATGGGTGTTTATTTGAGTGAAACGAATGGTATGATTACACCAGAGACTCCTATTGGTTGGCTTGGTAGAATCGTTATCGTATTTTGTGCTATTTGGGTTTGGAGTTGTGCTCATTATCTCCAAAAATCTAATTTCAAAAATTAG
- a CDS encoding DUF1801 domain-containing protein, whose protein sequence is MNIINQFIKDKIKEEHQPIFLKFRSLIKAKFPTLKEEMRGGTEKYYGVPVYRHNRIIISVSPTLKGITFSFTDGKQFEDKYKLLEGVGKKSLNLRLSDPKDYKDNILEYYILQAIELDNK, encoded by the coding sequence ATGAATATCATCAATCAATTCATAAAAGATAAAATTAAGGAAGAGCATCAACCTATTTTTTTAAAGTTTAGGAGCTTGATTAAAGCAAAATTCCCAACACTAAAAGAAGAAATGCGAGGAGGAACCGAAAAATATTATGGTGTCCCAGTTTATAGACACAATAGAATTATCATCTCCGTGAGCCCTACCCTAAAAGGAATTACCTTTTCATTTACGGATGGTAAACAGTTTGAAGACAAGTATAAACTACTTGAAGGAGTCGGAAAAAAATCATTAAATTTAAGATTGAGTGACCCTAAAGATTATAAAGATAACATACTTGAGTATTATATTTTACAAGCGATTGAATTAGATAACAAATAA
- a CDS encoding AraC family transcriptional regulator — MNYKRIFLQALLLFCEQQNIDIEKLASISGFKVQDLFSAKDFSIDHNKLELLWRNLIQNSGDELIGLRFGATMQIAALDAVGQIIQTSNTVKDALLQAASLIHLFTDMFSMQLIDNGETFSIVLKKNKKFKNYPNTFNQMGDFLMAFTLHELDGLLLKSLHPIKAEMPTFKAEHLPIYDEILNCPIQKKESYLLEFDNKYLNTRIITANHDLQKLLLKHVESKENSYEGKKEFSAAIFNFLTANSYLFSISVEFVASNFNMSVRTLQRKLKEEGVSYIQIVEEVKKSLAIHYIQNGSSSVKEIAHILGYAETSGFAKAFKKWTGKSPTTYRKQNI; from the coding sequence ATGAATTACAAACGAATTTTTCTACAAGCATTACTGTTATTTTGTGAGCAGCAAAATATTGACATTGAGAAGTTGGCGTCAATTTCTGGTTTTAAGGTGCAGGACTTATTTTCTGCGAAAGACTTTTCTATAGATCATAATAAACTTGAATTGTTGTGGAGAAATTTAATTCAAAATTCAGGAGACGAATTAATAGGTCTTCGTTTTGGCGCAACAATGCAAATAGCCGCTTTAGATGCAGTAGGCCAAATAATACAAACAAGTAATACGGTAAAGGATGCACTTCTACAAGCAGCTTCCCTTATTCATCTTTTTACTGATATGTTTTCTATGCAGTTAATAGATAATGGCGAAACATTTAGTATTGTGCTAAAGAAAAATAAAAAGTTCAAGAACTATCCGAATACATTTAATCAGATGGGAGATTTTCTTATGGCTTTTACGCTTCACGAGTTAGATGGACTGCTTTTAAAGTCACTCCACCCTATTAAAGCAGAAATGCCAACCTTTAAAGCAGAACATCTTCCTATATATGATGAAATTTTGAATTGTCCTATTCAAAAAAAGGAAAGCTATTTACTGGAATTTGATAATAAATATCTTAATACTAGAATCATAACGGCAAATCATGATCTTCAGAAGCTACTATTAAAGCACGTGGAAAGTAAAGAAAATAGTTATGAAGGAAAAAAGGAGTTTTCTGCTGCCATTTTCAATTTTTTAACGGCAAATTCCTATTTATTTTCAATATCGGTAGAATTTGTGGCATCAAACTTTAATATGAGTGTCCGCACACTTCAAAGAAAATTGAAAGAAGAGGGGGTATCTTATATTCAGATTGTTGAAGAAGTTAAGAAATCATTGGCAATACATTATATCCAAAACGGAAGCTCATCGGTAAAAGAAATTGCACATATTTTAGGATATGCCGAAACAAGTGGATTTGCAAAAGCTTTTAAAAAATGGACGGGGAAATCACCAACTACTTATAGAAAACAGAATATCTAA
- a CDS encoding DoxX family protein, with amino-acid sequence MKKNKIIFWIATSIIFALEALMPLATLLFAHEYFNAGTKPLGYPDYFAYALIVCKILGATAIMLPKLPVKLKEWAYAGLTFNLIFAAISHIAVDQVIANIVMPIVVGIVLSVSYVYSQKINHKSKTI; translated from the coding sequence ATGAAAAAGAATAAAATCATATTTTGGATAGCAACTTCCATCATTTTTGCATTAGAGGCCCTAATGCCATTGGCAACGCTTTTATTCGCACACGAATATTTTAACGCAGGAACTAAACCTTTGGGCTATCCCGATTACTTCGCCTACGCTTTAATTGTTTGTAAAATATTAGGAGCAACCGCGATAATGCTTCCAAAACTTCCAGTTAAACTAAAGGAATGGGCGTATGCCGGTTTAACATTTAATTTAATTTTTGCAGCTATAAGTCATATAGCGGTAGACCAAGTCATAGCCAACATTGTAATGCCTATAGTGGTAGGAATTGTTCTAAGCGTATCTTATGTCTACTCACAAAAAATTAATCATAAATCTAAAACTATATAA
- a CDS encoding XRE family transcriptional regulator, which produces MNTIGSKISDLRKQANMSLQGLADQVDVSKAAIQQYENGASIPGNQILKRIATVLGVDFWEFFRVPKFNISIESVKFRDGNKLNNATEEENEVKKHVLSIVKNYLELESILEAKIDFKNPIEDFIVHSNADVEKAVKKVRRKWKIGNAPIDSLTELLEDKGIKIIALERDTKSGGLSGWVNNIPLIVINNSGAHKRETTRKRFTIAHELGHLLMKFDITNISEDLEEIFCNRFAAAFLFVDEVAFEKFGKNRTSISLGELKDLKETYGISIQSIIFRLSSLKLIDDTIKQEIIKSYDLLLDNGDEHFGNYTKSDEAPIRFRKLIRIALTEKRIEKNKASELSGIPIDELQNLAIKNFDLI; this is translated from the coding sequence ATGAATACAATAGGATCTAAAATATCTGATTTAAGGAAACAAGCGAATATGTCGCTACAAGGTCTTGCTGACCAAGTTGATGTATCTAAAGCAGCAATACAACAATATGAAAATGGGGCTTCAATACCGGGTAATCAAATCCTAAAAAGAATTGCCACGGTTTTAGGGGTAGATTTTTGGGAATTTTTTAGAGTTCCAAAATTTAATATCTCTATTGAATCTGTAAAATTTAGAGACGGAAATAAGCTCAATAATGCTACAGAAGAAGAAAATGAAGTTAAAAAACACGTTCTTTCTATTGTCAAAAACTATTTAGAATTAGAGTCTATTCTTGAAGCTAAAATTGATTTTAAAAATCCAATTGAAGACTTTATTGTCCATAGTAATGCTGATGTAGAGAAAGCTGTTAAAAAAGTAAGAAGAAAATGGAAGATTGGTAATGCCCCTATTGATAGCCTAACAGAACTGTTAGAAGATAAGGGCATAAAAATTATTGCATTAGAGAGGGATACAAAATCTGGAGGCTTGAGCGGTTGGGTAAATAATATACCACTTATAGTTATAAATAATTCGGGAGCGCATAAAAGAGAAACAACGCGCAAACGGTTCACCATTGCCCACGAGTTGGGGCATTTGTTGATGAAATTTGATATAACGAATATAAGCGAAGACCTTGAAGAGATCTTTTGTAACAGATTTGCAGCTGCATTTCTTTTTGTTGATGAAGTTGCATTTGAAAAATTTGGAAAAAACAGGACTTCTATTTCTCTTGGGGAATTAAAAGATTTAAAGGAAACTTATGGAATATCTATTCAATCTATAATATTTAGGTTAAGTAGTTTAAAATTGATTGATGATACTATTAAACAAGAGATTATTAAAAGTTACGACCTGTTGTTAGATAATGGCGATGAACACTTTGGAAATTATACCAAAAGTGACGAAGCGCCAATAAGATTCCGAAAATTAATAAGAATTGCGTTAACCGAAAAAAGGATTGAAAAAAATAAAGCTTCAGAATTAAGTGGCATACCGATAGATGAATTACAGAATTTAGCAATTAAAAACTTTGATTTAATATAG
- a CDS encoding TCR/Tet family MFS transporter: MVPSQRKSILFVLIVTALDTTGLGIIYPVMPQLIEDLVNTDISTAATYGGWLTFAYALMQFIFAPVLGNLSDRYGRRSVLLISLFGFTIDYIFLAFAQNITWLFIGRIIAGISGASYSVAAASIADISTDQDRTKNFGYINAAYSSGLIIGPVIGGLLGQFGTHIPFIAAAILSFGNFIFGYFLFPDTLEKSNRRKFELKRANPFGAFKHLSQFPTIITLIIAMFFVTIAGHSMPSVWAYFTIEKFNWSVELIGYSLAFLGLLSIIVQSWLVGILAQRFGDDKMTIFGLLFSIIGYLLIAFSNVEWLLFPAMVINVIGSVQRTGFQSIISSQVSKSEQGELQGGLSSLLGLSTIIAPPLLTMVFTHFTKNENSDLYFPGAPYLVAVLLTFVGLIIMLINSQKRKKTII, translated from the coding sequence ATGGTACCATCGCAAAGAAAATCTATACTATTTGTCTTAATTGTTACAGCTTTAGATACCACGGGATTAGGGATTATCTATCCTGTTATGCCACAACTCATAGAGGATTTAGTAAATACAGACATAAGTACAGCGGCAACTTATGGAGGTTGGTTAACTTTTGCATATGCGTTGATGCAGTTTATTTTTGCCCCTGTTTTAGGTAATTTGAGTGACAGGTATGGCCGAAGATCGGTTTTGCTAATATCACTTTTCGGTTTTACAATTGATTATATATTTCTTGCATTCGCACAAAACATAACCTGGCTTTTTATAGGTCGAATAATTGCGGGGATATCAGGAGCAAGTTATTCTGTTGCAGCGGCTTCTATTGCTGATATAAGTACTGACCAAGACAGAACCAAGAATTTTGGGTATATAAATGCGGCCTATAGTTCTGGTCTAATAATCGGACCAGTAATCGGTGGATTACTCGGACAATTCGGAACGCATATCCCTTTTATTGCAGCAGCAATTTTAAGTTTCGGGAATTTTATTTTCGGATATTTTTTGTTTCCAGACACTTTGGAGAAGTCAAATAGAAGAAAGTTCGAGTTAAAGCGAGCAAACCCTTTTGGAGCATTCAAACATTTAAGTCAGTTTCCAACTATTATTACTTTAATTATTGCAATGTTCTTTGTAACTATTGCTGGACATAGTATGCCAAGCGTTTGGGCATATTTTACGATTGAAAAATTTAATTGGAGCGTAGAATTAATAGGATATTCTTTAGCTTTTTTAGGTTTACTTTCGATTATTGTTCAATCTTGGCTTGTAGGGATATTAGCCCAAAGGTTTGGAGATGATAAAATGACCATATTTGGTTTACTTTTTTCCATTATAGGGTACTTACTTATAGCATTTTCAAATGTTGAATGGTTATTATTCCCGGCAATGGTCATTAATGTGATTGGGAGTGTGCAACGAACCGGATTTCAGAGTATTATATCTTCTCAAGTATCAAAAAGCGAACAAGGTGAATTGCAGGGAGGTTTAAGCAGTCTTTTAGGTTTATCAACGATTATTGCTCCACCCTTATTGACAATGGTTTTTACACATTTTACAAAAAATGAAAATTCAGATCTTTATTTTCCCGGAGCCCCATACTTGGTTGCGGTATTATTAACATTCGTAGGCCTCATTATTATGCTTATAAATTCTCAAAAACGAAAGAAAACAATTATATGA
- a CDS encoding Crp/Fnr family transcriptional regulator: MTDSFFESIYNYPSIKKEDYKTIMFAHTKVEFSKNEIILNEGKISNEYFLIKKGLFRSFVIDYKGNDITTNFFSPNDILIEVASLFLRIPSKETIQALTDCEVYKINFDDFQKLYSTIEGFTEWGRTWMSQQLFIAKHRAVNMHTQSASQRYLELMNQTPQIIKEVPLKHIATYLGITDTSLSRIRKEVLSQSENLP; encoded by the coding sequence ATGACAGATTCCTTTTTTGAAAGTATTTATAACTATCCAAGTATTAAAAAAGAGGACTATAAAACTATTATGTTTGCCCACACCAAAGTTGAGTTTTCAAAAAATGAAATCATACTTAATGAAGGTAAGATTAGCAACGAATATTTCCTAATTAAAAAAGGTTTGTTTCGTTCTTTTGTTATCGACTATAAAGGTAATGACATTACTACCAATTTTTTTAGTCCTAATGATATTTTAATTGAAGTAGCTTCTTTATTTCTTCGAATCCCTTCAAAAGAAACGATTCAGGCATTAACAGACTGTGAAGTTTATAAAATTAATTTTGATGATTTTCAAAAATTGTATAGCACTATAGAAGGCTTTACCGAATGGGGAAGAACCTGGATGTCTCAGCAACTTTTTATAGCCAAACACCGTGCTGTAAATATGCATACACAAAGTGCTTCTCAACGCTATTTAGAACTAATGAATCAGACCCCACAAATAATCAAAGAAGTACCCTTAAAACACATTGCTACTTATTTAGGAATTACCGATACGTCTTTAAGTAGAATAAGAAAAGAAGTATTGTCTCAATCAGAAAACTTGCCATAG
- a CDS encoding helix-turn-helix domain-containing protein produces MPTAIITTDDLREFKMELLDDIKKLLTKQASGNIKKYLKSSEVMDLLQVSPGTLQNLRINGTLPYTKVGGIIYYDAAEIQNVMDANRVQHGLNL; encoded by the coding sequence ATGCCAACAGCAATTATTACCACAGACGATCTTCGGGAATTCAAAATGGAATTGCTCGATGATATCAAAAAACTTCTTACCAAACAAGCTTCCGGAAACATCAAGAAGTATCTTAAATCTTCGGAAGTAATGGACTTGCTCCAGGTAAGTCCAGGCACATTACAAAATCTGCGTATCAATGGAACATTACCCTACACGAAAGTGGGCGGAATCATTTATTACGATGCAGCGGAAATTCAAAACGTAATGGATGCAAACCGTGTACAGCACGGATTAAATCTATAG
- a CDS encoding DUF4287 domain-containing protein — protein sequence MSFQTYIKNIEDKTGKTAEDFQTLAEQKGFTRNGELVVKATEVTNWLKEDFQLGHGHAMAMYAYIKGKRE from the coding sequence ATGTCATTCCAAACATACATCAAAAACATAGAAGATAAAACAGGTAAAACCGCAGAAGATTTTCAAACATTAGCAGAACAAAAAGGCTTTACCAGGAATGGAGAATTAGTTGTAAAGGCTACCGAAGTGACCAATTGGTTGAAAGAAGACTTTCAGTTAGGCCATGGTCACGCCATGGCTATGTATGCCTATATAAAAGGGAAAAGAGAATAA
- a CDS encoding metalloregulator ArsR/SmtB family transcription factor: protein MKLRRDIFQAISDPTRRAILVLLTSQSMTAGAIAENFDAARPTISKHIQILNECDLVDANQQGREIYYELKVEKMKEIDKWLEQFRAIWENRFNQLDNLLETLKNKKNEK from the coding sequence ATGAAATTAAGACGAGATATTTTCCAAGCCATTTCCGATCCAACAAGAAGAGCAATATTGGTACTACTTACTTCACAATCCATGACAGCAGGAGCAATTGCTGAAAATTTTGATGCTGCGAGGCCTACTATTTCTAAACACATTCAAATTTTAAATGAATGTGACTTGGTTGATGCAAACCAACAAGGTCGAGAAATATACTACGAGTTAAAAGTTGAAAAAATGAAAGAAATCGACAAATGGTTAGAACAATTTAGAGCCATTTGGGAAAATAGATTTAACCAACTAGATAATTTATTAGAAACACTTAAAAACAAAAAAAATGAAAAGTAG
- a CDS encoding nuclear transport factor 2 family protein, which yields MNSVKKITEELLDYLGKRDLNNLINLFSKNIEWEIPGNVKNVDWLGKRSSKDEIKKNFNMLWSATEPLSVRINKIFIEDDEAVIAGAFSTKMVKTNKRVDSIFFIHIVIKNQKIIKYTLLEDSYAVSEALI from the coding sequence ATGAACTCAGTAAAAAAGATAACAGAAGAACTCCTAGACTACTTAGGAAAAAGAGATTTAAATAATCTTATTAATCTTTTTTCCAAAAATATTGAATGGGAAATCCCTGGAAATGTGAAGAACGTTGATTGGTTGGGAAAGAGAAGTTCAAAAGATGAAATAAAAAAAAATTTCAATATGTTGTGGTCTGCTACAGAACCCTTATCTGTGAGGATAAATAAAATTTTTATTGAAGACGACGAAGCAGTAATTGCTGGTGCCTTTTCTACTAAGATGGTGAAGACGAATAAAAGAGTCGATTCTATATTTTTTATTCATATAGTCATAAAAAACCAGAAAATTATTAAATACACTCTATTGGAAGATAGCTATGCTGTTTCAGAAGCTTTAATTTAA